gcggagaaatatcatgacttttgcacggtcttgactagatgtcgtattttcatctttgatggtgtctgccagacccatcgattctaaatgaatctatgcatcaagtgcccatgatgagtagttttttccagaaatatcaagagcaacaaattcaggttttgaaatattagacattttaaaaaaataaaattcttaccccttttgttacctgctaaaaatatagctcaaagcgatagaggctcgtgctgataacgtgttaagAAATATATTAGTTTAacaattaaaaggagaaacaatAACAAAATGATTAAtaaatagagagagagagaatttaGAGGAAAACGGAAGAGGAAGCAGTGTATGTATTTTTCTATCTTTCCGTGTTCTTCCATTGCCCATATATATAGGCACAAAAATATGATTACATACCAaatgggcaagttgcccacttacAATTCCCATACCTAACAACTTTAGCTTtgtaaaatgaaaaattatataatataatttttgtccAAATGCTAAGTTTGTTTACTTTTATGGGACGCATGAGTCAGTCGAAGATAAAGTGAGATTAAAAGGGAGACAATGGTAGACATGTGAACAATTTTATTAACAAAAGAGGCAATTATATCTCACTTCATCTTTTATCATCAAATGTAAGATttattacaaaaaatatttaaaattgttcTAATGACTGAACTAATATTTTTAGTTCCTTAGATTCTTAGGTTAGATTTTTGTCTATTTGGTTTTTCTGTTGTAATTATCTGATGAAATGGAATCCATCATGTGTAATGCATTATCGACCATTAATTAAGTACCAATAAACTATACAAGGAATTGTCATCAGTTTTAAATAGTGTTTTGGTTGCATTCTTGTTTTGCCTTtatcattttcatccaaaaatgaAAACAtatccctccgtttcaatttgtttgtctgatgTTTTTTTGATAAGAAATTTTAGAAAGTAAATAAGATTTTTGAACTTAAACAAAATATATGTAAAATGTACTAAAATATCCTTTAATCTCGTGGATTTATAAAATATGTCATGTGCAAAGtcaaaattaaagaattgtcaaaaaaaagagagagttaAATGgacaaaaaaggaaagtaaaacaaacaaattgaaagagCGAGTACTAATAACAATATGATTCAAAAATTGGAGCTTTCATTAGTTTATTAAGCGTTTGATGCAGATTTTACACTTCTAAGTATATTTTCATCTATTTCTGAGCCTGTGTGGACGTAAGTCTAACTCAAGATCAAAAGCTAACTCAATAGGAAAGGATTTTCAAAAACCAAATATCTTTGACCCGCCAATATGAAACTCAACACCCCGCACACTTTCAGAACTAGACATTTGAAGTGTGAACAATATGAATTGGGGCCCAACAACCGATAAATAATCAATTGGGATATGCCTGACTCTTCATTATGATAAGAGATATGACATCGAGCAAAAAAACTAACTCAAAAGATAAAGATTTTACCTAAAATCATATAAGAGACCAAATTCCCTTAACCTGGAACTCAACAAGTCCAAAGGAATAACAATTTCCTTCTTTAACATTTAGATGCAAAACAGTTCcgcttttgatttgattttggttttgttTTATCTTGTGAAGAAAAGGTTAGGAATAGGAAACACAACCTTTCTGAAAATAAAAACATATAttgttttgttttcttgaaaCTGCATTTAATTTTGTCTAGGTTTATgcttaagaagttaagaaaaaaGACTAGCTACGAGAAGAAGTATATGGTAAAAGCTGTTACCGCCACCATATGAGAAAAATAGTAGTGGTAGTACTCAGAGCTTAAAATTGATTGACACCCTGTATTAGAGACTCCACAATCTAAAACAGACAATTCCTCATAACAAAATGGTGACTTTTCCAAAAAACAATACTTGAGACATCATTTAAAGTCGGTGTCCCAATATGTACCTACCTAAAGATGCATTCATGTACTACTGGGGTACTCTTCTGGTGCAATCTTGACAATATAGTCACATTTTATGCCATTACGAGAAGACATTTGAGCAATTCGAAATTGAAAACTCACACACATGAACAGAAACCGAGGACAAATTCAGTACCACCGTACAAAGAAGAGTAGACAATTTTCATTGGCTAGCTTTAAATGAGGAGACAATCAACATCAATGCTGCACTTAACAACACTCAGGTATTAGAAGCCACAGAAAAGTTTGATTAAATTAGCAAAGACAAAGCATATGTTAATGGACCCTTTAACCAGTTTGTTAAAGAAATGTTCAAAGTATTGTTATAGCCATCTGACATGCATTAATATAATGGTCCATACATTTTTGTTTATGGCTCAGACTGTTCAAGCTTCAATATACAAACGTTACTAGTCTCTGTCTGAGTGTGCATGTTCCTTAAAAAGTGGAAAAGACGAACAAATTGAACCACAGAATCACTGGTCTAAGCTGTCTACACCTGTTCAATTTACATCTCTTTTCCTCACCTCATTTGTAGCTTACAAGACACCTATCAAGTTTTGCACCACACAATTTGAATCACACCAGCCTACCCAATAACTTTTGTCAACCTGCCTAATCAAACTTCCTCTTATGTTCCCACCGTCTGTTATGTATTTTACTTATACTTATGTTTCCTTTCTTCTTATAATCATCTAATAAAACAGGGAGTTCAGGGAAATCAACCTCAAAACATTCTACCAACTATTTGGCACCTCACTCTGGCAATAGATACCGAATAActatcaccaaaagcttatagCAGATGAATAGAAATCACTTGGCGTGTTTTGTATCTACTAAAATTTAAGCCACATACTTGACGTATTATGTCTCTATTGTAATTTAAGGCCTGATCTGTCATGAGTTCCATTCTACGTCATTAACTATTAGCTCACACTTTCGAATGCTCTAATATGATTCTTTCATTAGTTTAGTATCGGGAACATGCCTAGATCATATGTGAATAATGACACAGcaagtatatcatataataaattgaaaattttagaaTAACCTCCTTAGAAATGTATTAGACTAGTATTAAAATTCACATATGCTTACAGTTCAAAGTATATTCAAAATTACCAAGACTAGTTATTTAGAAGAAAAAGAACATTTCAACACAGTAGTTCATGGTACTTCTGCAATGTGAATTTTGGGGAATAACTTGTTTGTCTGTTCAATTACAACTTTGTTGCTAATTATTGTTTTAGTACTCTAAACCCCTTTCGAGAAGTACAGGTGCACCTAGGTTATTCACTTATACTCCTAGTTAGCACGCTGCGCTACTAGCATACATGACCAAATAACAAAGTATAATATGTTGAGCCTCCCTGTAATTTTAAATGAACAGTACAAACTCTTGATCCCAGAACTCGCGATGCAGACATAATGATCGACAATTCAAACAAATATATGTTTTTGATCCTAACAAAGAATCTGATTTGTATGCATCACTCAATACCTCACACCTCagaaaagaaacaagaaaaaaaagggcACTTTCAACACTCTTCAGTTCCAAGCACATGTTAGCTTAACGATACAAACGTAGGCTTCTGAAGTGCAACAGATAGTATACGGATCCTACGGCGAGTAACAAAAAAAACCGGAAGAAAACTTGCCTTTCCAAACAAACAGAGTATTTCTTTTGTGAGCTCAAAAGGCCCACATCAAGCATTAAAAAGACAGGTCCAATGATATACTAGAGGCACACAGGTGACAGTGAAGAACTGGACCAATCCATATTTCTTAACACAGGCGAAGTACAAGCACAAGAGGCAATTTGGAAAGCATTCATATTCCAGGCTTCTCAAGTTGTATGTGAAAAGGTAAGTTACAAAGTAGACGAATGTGACTCAGACTATTGGACCAAGGACCAACCATAGGAACCTACTCCAACATTCTTACACTAATTTTTACGATTGCTAAACCAGATGAAATAAAATCCCGCATCAAGCAATCATCTTCTTACAGGTGGCACAGTACCTCGACCAGGTGGTGCTCCACGACCAGCAGCCTGAGCCTGCAAGCAAGCAAGGTGTTTATAATCAGGTGTGTTTCTCCAATAGAAAAGTTGTAAGACTTGGCTAACATATTTAcgattaattccttatatatCACCTCAGCCTCCCCCAAATAACCCCCAAACCCTTCCTCCCAAAACACAAAAAGAGCCAAATAAAAGCGCTGGGAAGAAATCTAGGCAATATAGTTATGTTGAATGAGGGAAGTCTAGGAAGTGTAAAAGTCACAGGGTTAACACTTCTTAAAATTGGATGCAGGAAGGAGACATAAATTTAACATCCCCTATAACTAGCaaaaaagatttttcaaagaaaaaagagaaggaaaGGTAAGGCAATCAGATAGCGTAAAGCTCCCTCTCCTTTCCTCTTCTCTAAACCAAAAATAGAGTTGGCATCACAATCTCGAATTATAATTGCAACGAGCCTGAGGTCTACGAGTACCAGATGAGGTAAGCTTAGAAGTTGACTTCAAATATAAAAGTGCAACTAAAAGCagtaaaaattgaagaagcaCTCACTTTAGCTCGCATAGCAATAGCACGCCCCCGACCAACACCAAGTGATGTGCCTTTTCCcttcaaaaatgaaaataaacatAAGCAAAGCACTTGACAGAATAGTGACAATTAAGAAAATGTGAGGAAAGAACCTTGATTCTTGCTTCTAGCCGCTTGAACATGGGAGCATTCTTAAGCATATCAGGAATTATCATGAACCTGGTGGAAATTAACGTTCAGGTATGATCTTACCAGCAATAGCACGGTATACAAAAAAGTCAACCATGTACCTGACTTTGCTGCCTCGAATGAAAACATGCTCTAGTTGTGACACTCTCCCATCCTGCAGTGATCAAAATTAGCAATGTAAAAGAGACTTTGAATTCTAGTTAGTCCAGCTTACTTCTTTCATCGACTCATCAAAATATGCCTAGAAGTGTCATTTTCAGTATTACCTAAAAATTCAGCATTTGCTAAAAATTAAGATAGTTTTATGtgctttatttcatttttatataCAAATTTGTATCGTGACGCATTTTCTTTTCAGACATCAtttgtttcttttctcttttactaAAGAAAAACATTGATATAAAAATCAAGGATAGGCACAGCAGTTGGTCCAACTCACTTTTTCCtactttttataatttaaaggCAATACTGCATACACCTACCCAAGCAAAGGAAAAAACAGTGAGCAACCAAAAGAAGGCATAcagttaaaaaaatataaatgtggagctcattatcatatatatatatatatatatatatatatatggagcaaattaaaaatataaggaAGGCAAAATGCCACAAACTCTAAATCTCTACTGTTTCTTCAGCTCCCAGCATCTTTGATATGACATCAGTAAGCCCAAAATTAGGAAGAACAAAAACTTGGAAGATAAAGGTTCCCTAAATTGGAAAGATTTCCTTTCTCCATTCTTTAGAAAGTTGAGGTCCTCCTTAAAATCTCTAGTTTTTTATCTTCTCGttgcttccttttttttttttttgataaggtaaTGAATTACATAGAAGGCATCAAGGAGATGCAAAATTTACAGAGCAATACCAAAAGAAAAAGTAATGTTAGCTCTATTACAAAAGGTCTAATCTAAAGTTAAGGAGCTAACAAAATCTAAAAACATATCAGGGGAAGTTACAGGGGAAAGGTTGCTCCAGCTACATAGACATGTTAAGACTCTGGCTTTAAGTTTGAAGCTTGGAGTGAGTGCCTTCAAAGCATCTTCTCGTTACTTCCTTTTTTGGAAGAATTTAGCTCAACACTAGAAATTACAAGACATTGCTACAATGACTGGAACTAGCTCCTCCATTAATATGAAGCAGATTTATCAAGAACATGATAGAATCAAAATAACCCACGAAAGTGATTGGGAGCGACCTTCCTTATAAAAAATGCAAATGAAAAGCACCTAATTTGCTTGGATTTTTCTTAAGCAATGACGAATTGTTGAAGGCCCGGTAAAGATGGTGAGACTTGCTCCAATCTCATCTTTTTTTTATGATAAGGTAAATGTTAGTGGTGTTCGGCCAtgtattttttcacttttttacAGAGTTGAACTCCAGAAATCACGTTTGCCCATAAAATTTCGGAATTCAACTTCAAGTTGAATTCTAGAATTTTTAAGAGTTTGGAaaacaccaaaaaaatattttcacttttttcaacaccaaaaagatattttcacttttttcactcCAAATTACTCATAAAGACAAGAAAAAATCCAAATTGTATTCAATGCCATACacaatttcaattttcaaatattatttcacTTTGAAAACAAAAACTACTTTCAAATTTCACAATATAACATGGATAAATGCCCACTAACTCTCATCTTATCAGTCGAGAAAAACAAAAGATCATTCATTTTCAGTTGAAAGAAATTTCATGAACTCTTCACTTTCCATTGAAAGGTAAAAGACACAGGGAAACTCAGATTCTTCCATTATCAATGTTTGATATGCCTAGTTGTACCAATTTCTCTAGTTgacaatatatattttatgccTGTAAGCAACTTGGATGTAG
The sequence above is a segment of the Solanum dulcamara chromosome 11, daSolDulc1.2, whole genome shotgun sequence genome. Coding sequences within it:
- the LOC129874643 gene encoding small nuclear ribonucleoprotein SmD3b-like gives rise to the protein MSRSLGIPVKLLHEATGHIVTVEMKSGELYRGSMVECEDNWNCQLESITYTAKDGRVSQLEHVFIRGSKVRFMIIPDMLKNAPMFKRLEARIKGKGTSLGVGRGRAIAMRAKAQAAGRGAPPGRGTVPPVRR